A window of Mucilaginibacter sp. PAMC 26640 contains these coding sequences:
- a CDS encoding twin-arginine translocation pathway signal protein: MNRRDALGRVGLILGGTIIGAEFFLSGCKPGSSINTDDLSTPETTAFLDEVGETILPETKTPGAKAAKIGAFMALMVKDCYAADDQKVFKEGISKLDEASSKKFSKKFMEATPAQRTELLTELDKEAKEYATKKGKDAEEDKAKHKDDKDYKAPNVPNHYFTMLKQLTILGYFTSEVGATKALRYVPVPGKYVGDFPYKKGDHAWALS; the protein is encoded by the coding sequence ATGAATAGAAGAGACGCATTAGGCAGGGTTGGTTTAATCCTGGGCGGAACCATAATCGGTGCCGAATTTTTTCTATCGGGCTGTAAACCCGGCAGTTCCATCAATACAGATGACCTTTCCACGCCGGAAACCACTGCATTTTTAGATGAGGTGGGGGAAACCATCTTACCGGAAACTAAAACACCGGGTGCTAAAGCTGCCAAAATAGGCGCCTTTATGGCCTTGATGGTTAAAGATTGCTACGCAGCCGATGACCAGAAGGTGTTTAAAGAAGGTATATCTAAATTAGATGAAGCCAGCAGTAAAAAATTCAGTAAGAAATTTATGGAGGCTACGCCTGCGCAGCGCACCGAACTTTTAACTGAGTTAGACAAAGAAGCTAAGGAGTACGCAACCAAAAAAGGCAAGGACGCAGAGGAAGATAAGGCTAAGCATAAAGACGATAAGGACTACAAAGCTCCAAATGTGCCAAATCACTACTTTACCATGTTGAAACAATTAACCATTTTGGGTTATTTTACGTCAGAAGTTGGTGCGACTAAAGCGCTGCGTTATGTGCCGGTACCAGGCAAGTACGTGGGTGATTTCCCGTACAAAAAAGGCGACCACGCCTGGGCTTTGTCATAA
- a CDS encoding biopolymer transporter TolR — protein MLFAGQGYAQAQTLGIFEANTDVGPVKQKGSVSYDPEKQQYEISGSGTNIWATADEFHFVWKKVKGDFILRTNAAFIGKGTELHRKFGWMVRKSLDGNSTQVNAVVHGDGLTSLQYRKTAGAATLEQKSTLTFANVIQLERKGNSFMMSVARKGDVFGPEEKIDLDLGDEVYVGLFVCAHNADVTEKATFNNVRIIKPAPLDLLPYKQYLGSAIELLDLGTQHSRIVYQSKKSLQAPNWMKNGKSLIYNSDGMLYKFDLATATPEALNTGAAKNNNNDHVISFDGKMLAISSGDGGPSIGYTVPVNGGEAKMVTAKGVGASYMHGWSPDGRFLVFCGERGREYDVYRIPQNGGKEVRLTNSKGLDDGPEYTPDGKYIYFNSVRSGLMQVWRMNADGTGQTQITNDDYNNWFPHISPDGKWIVYITFLKNEVAPGDHPFYKHVYIRVMPAGGGPSKVIAYLYGGQGTINTPSWSPDSKQIAFVSNSDLLFPQFPIANN, from the coding sequence ATGCTGTTTGCAGGGCAGGGGTATGCCCAGGCGCAAACACTGGGTATTTTTGAAGCGAATACTGATGTAGGTCCGGTTAAGCAAAAGGGCAGCGTGAGCTACGATCCGGAAAAACAACAGTATGAGATCAGCGGATCAGGTACCAATATTTGGGCTACTGCCGATGAGTTTCATTTCGTGTGGAAAAAGGTAAAAGGAGACTTTATTTTGCGTACCAATGCAGCTTTCATAGGGAAGGGTACCGAACTGCACCGCAAATTTGGTTGGATGGTGCGCAAATCATTAGATGGTAACTCAACGCAGGTAAATGCCGTGGTACATGGCGACGGACTTACCTCACTGCAATATCGCAAAACAGCAGGCGCCGCTACCTTGGAGCAGAAATCAACGCTGACATTTGCCAACGTTATCCAGCTGGAACGCAAGGGCAATAGTTTTATGATGTCGGTTGCACGAAAAGGCGATGTTTTTGGTCCGGAAGAAAAGATTGATCTGGATTTAGGAGATGAAGTTTATGTTGGTTTGTTTGTATGCGCTCACAATGCCGATGTTACCGAAAAAGCTACTTTCAATAATGTGCGGATAATTAAGCCTGCACCATTGGATCTGTTACCGTACAAGCAATACCTCGGTAGTGCCATTGAATTACTTGATCTGGGCACACAGCATAGCCGGATTGTTTATCAATCAAAAAAATCCCTGCAGGCACCTAATTGGATGAAGAACGGCAAATCGCTTATCTATAACAGCGATGGAATGCTCTATAAATTCGATCTTGCTACGGCTACTCCCGAAGCGCTGAATACCGGCGCTGCGAAAAATAATAACAATGATCACGTGATCTCTTTTGATGGTAAAATGCTTGCAATTAGCAGCGGCGATGGCGGCCCTTCAATTGGTTATACCGTACCGGTAAATGGAGGCGAAGCTAAAATGGTTACTGCAAAAGGGGTGGGCGCATCCTACATGCATGGCTGGTCACCAGATGGTAGATTTTTAGTTTTTTGTGGTGAACGGGGGCGCGAATATGATGTTTACCGCATCCCTCAAAATGGCGGAAAAGAAGTAAGACTCACCAATAGCAAGGGGTTGGATGATGGGCCCGAATACACGCCGGATGGTAAGTATATTTACTTTAATTCGGTACGCAGCGGCCTGATGCAGGTATGGCGCATGAATGCCGATGGCACCGGCCAAACCCAAATAACCAATGATGATTACAATAACTGGTTTCCGCATATTTCACCCGATGGCAAGTGGATAGTTTACATCACATTTTTGAAAAACGAAGTTGCCCCCGGTGATCATCCGTTTTATAAACATGTTTATATCCGCGTAATGCCTGCAGGTGGTGGCCCCTCTAAAGTGATCGCTTATTTATATGGCGGGCAGGGTACTATCAACACACCTTCTTGGTCGCCAGATAGCAAACAAATTGCTTTTGTAAGTAATTCAGACCTTTTATTTCCTCAATTTCCAATAGCAAACAACTAA
- a CDS encoding oxidoreductase — MSEKKEETSATGTSRRDFIKSTSLAAAGFMIVPRFVLGGKGYTAPSDMLNVAGVGAGGKGESDIANFAKSGKANIAYLCDVDDRQAANSVKRFPKAKYYKDWREMLEKEGKHIDAVSVSTPDHTHAIVALAAMELGKHVYVQKPLTHDIWEARELTNAAKKYKVVTQMGNQGASNDGTRQMAEWFDAGLIGDVHTVYCWTNRPVWPQGIQWPTTKAEIPKELDWNLWLGTAPHKDYVDKLVPFNWRGWWDYGTGALGDMGCHLVEAPFRALGLQYVKDVQASVGTVYVDSFKRGSFPESCPPSSHITLTFPKTNKTKGDVTLHWMDGGIQPERPEELGADEKWGGEEGNGTLFIGTKGKMYASTYSDAATLLPRGRNQGANVPKKYARVPDGANGHYKQWVEACLAGYGKMEVSSPFEIAGPLTEALLMANLAVRGHDIVPKGRPEGVKLLWDNNAMKVTNFDEVNRFVKRDYAKF, encoded by the coding sequence ATGAGTGAGAAGAAAGAAGAAACTTCTGCAACTGGCACATCCAGGCGGGATTTTATAAAAAGTACTTCCTTAGCGGCGGCAGGATTTATGATCGTTCCGCGCTTTGTTTTAGGCGGTAAAGGCTACACGGCACCAAGCGATATGCTGAACGTTGCAGGTGTAGGAGCCGGCGGTAAAGGCGAAAGCGATATCGCAAATTTTGCAAAAAGTGGTAAAGCCAATATTGCTTATCTATGCGATGTAGACGACCGCCAGGCGGCAAATTCTGTAAAGCGTTTCCCAAAAGCCAAATATTATAAGGATTGGCGCGAGATGCTGGAAAAAGAAGGCAAGCACATCGATGCGGTTTCTGTTTCTACACCAGATCATACCCACGCTATTGTAGCCTTGGCTGCGATGGAGCTAGGTAAACACGTATATGTACAAAAACCTTTAACCCACGATATTTGGGAAGCACGTGAATTGACAAATGCTGCCAAAAAATATAAGGTGGTAACCCAAATGGGTAACCAGGGTGCGTCAAATGATGGTACCCGCCAAATGGCGGAATGGTTTGATGCAGGCCTTATTGGCGATGTACACACCGTTTACTGCTGGACAAACCGCCCGGTATGGCCGCAGGGAATCCAATGGCCAACTACCAAAGCCGAAATTCCAAAAGAATTAGACTGGAACCTTTGGTTAGGTACTGCCCCCCACAAAGATTATGTAGATAAATTGGTGCCCTTTAACTGGCGCGGATGGTGGGATTACGGAACCGGAGCATTAGGCGATATGGGCTGCCACCTGGTGGAAGCACCTTTCCGTGCCCTTGGGTTACAATATGTAAAAGATGTACAGGCAAGCGTAGGTACCGTTTATGTAGATTCGTTTAAACGTGGTAGTTTCCCTGAAAGCTGTCCTCCATCAAGCCATATTACCCTTACATTCCCTAAGACTAACAAAACTAAAGGTGATGTAACACTTCACTGGATGGACGGCGGAATTCAGCCGGAAAGACCTGAAGAATTAGGTGCAGACGAAAAATGGGGTGGTGAAGAAGGTAACGGAACGTTATTCATAGGCACCAAAGGTAAAATGTATGCCAGCACTTATTCTGATGCAGCTACTTTACTGCCAAGAGGACGTAACCAGGGTGCTAATGTACCGAAGAAATATGCCCGTGTACCTGATGGTGCAAATGGCCATTACAAACAATGGGTTGAGGCTTGTTTAGCTGGCTATGGTAAAATGGAAGTAAGCTCTCCTTTTGAAATAGCTGGCCCGCTTACCGAAGCGCTGCTGATGGCTAACCTTGCGGTTCGTGGTCATGATATCGTGCCTAAGGGACGCCCTGAAGGTGTTAAGTTACTTTGGGATAACAACGCGATGAAAGTAACCAACTTTGACGAAGTTAACCGCTTTGTTAAACGTGATTACGCTAAGTTTTAA
- a CDS encoding fatty acid desaturase — translation MAFIHDVLERPSYGWKDQNGDLSKPTQGQIFKEFFSRLNIVKTKKNWLSFMSWAMVVTLAGFLLLFVFAYFSIQGLVIAFVYSMIVMGTHGTIWYHRYCTHGAYKFSNNFWRFFTQNLTLKIIPEEIYAISHHVHHALSDQPGDPYNAQGGFLYCFLADVNHQPINRNLDEKDYNRCVTLMKHTGVTTNTYAQYQKWGSVANPFHTILGVIANWAFWFTVFFLIGGPGLACAIFGAAGFWAVGVRTFNYEGHGKGEDKRREGVDHNRKDMSVNQLWPGYVAGEWHNNHHLFPKSARSGFKPHQVDTAFYYIKFMSMIGAVSHYKDSKAQFLKDYVKPALKLEPVYCPLTGKQILVTE, via the coding sequence ATGGCATTTATCCATGATGTGCTTGAACGTCCTTCCTATGGCTGGAAGGATCAAAACGGTGATCTTTCCAAACCAACCCAGGGTCAGATCTTTAAAGAATTCTTTTCCAGATTAAATATTGTTAAAACCAAAAAAAACTGGCTTTCTTTTATGAGTTGGGCTATGGTTGTAACGCTGGCCGGTTTTCTGCTACTATTCGTTTTTGCATATTTTTCTATTCAGGGCCTTGTTATCGCTTTTGTATACAGCATGATTGTTATGGGTACCCACGGTACCATATGGTATCATCGCTATTGCACCCATGGCGCTTACAAATTCAGTAATAACTTCTGGCGTTTCTTTACCCAGAATCTTACCCTAAAAATTATCCCTGAGGAGATCTATGCCATATCGCACCATGTTCACCACGCATTATCAGACCAACCCGGCGATCCTTATAACGCACAGGGCGGCTTCTTATATTGTTTTTTGGCCGATGTTAATCATCAGCCCATCAACCGTAACCTGGATGAGAAAGATTACAACCGTTGCGTTACTTTGATGAAGCATACCGGCGTTACAACCAATACTTATGCGCAATATCAAAAATGGGGTTCGGTAGCCAACCCGTTCCATACCATTTTGGGCGTTATTGCTAATTGGGCATTTTGGTTTACCGTGTTTTTTCTTATTGGCGGTCCGGGTTTAGCTTGTGCTATTTTTGGCGCAGCTGGTTTTTGGGCAGTGGGTGTTCGTACCTTTAATTACGAAGGGCATGGTAAAGGTGAAGACAAGCGCCGCGAAGGGGTTGACCACAACCGTAAGGATATGTCGGTTAATCAGCTTTGGCCAGGCTATGTAGCCGGCGAATGGCATAACAATCACCACTTGTTCCCTAAAAGCGCTCGCTCCGGCTTTAAGCCACACCAGGTTGATACCGCTTTTTATTATATTAAATTTATGAGCATGATAGGTGCTGTAAGCCACTATAAAGATTCCAAAGCGCAGTTTTTAAAAGATTATGTAAAACCGGCGTTGAAGTTAGAACCGGTTTACTGCCCGCTTACGGGTAAGCAGATTTTGGTAACAGAATAA
- a CDS encoding GMC family oxidoreductase, with protein MSTNTYDAIVIGSGISGGWAAKELSEKGLKTIMLERGKNIEHIKDYVNANKAPWEFPHRGGRTQKMIEDYPVLKRDYPLNETNLDYWVDEKESPYTEIKRFDWFRGYHVGGRSLMWGRQSYRWHETDFEANAKDGIAVDWPIRYKDLEKWYGYAEKFAGISGNRDGVPILPDGDFMPPMDMNVVEKDVQKRFKDFYKESRHFIIGRTANITVPHNNRTNCQYRNKCWLGCPFGAYFSTQSATLPAAMATGNLTVRPWSIVTRILYDKDTKKAKGVEVLDAETNKTYEFYAKIVFVNASALNSAWVLMNSATDVWEGGLGSSSGELGHNVMDHHLGVGAGGRIEGFEDKYYFGRRANGIYIPRYRNLDGEKRDYIRGFGYQGGGSRSGWSRDIAEMNIGGDFKDALAEPGSWSMGMGGFGETLPYHENKITLDKTKKDKWGLPILAFDVEVKDNEKKMRVDMMNDAVEMLTNAGVKDVKGYTTDAVLGRGIHEMGTARMGRDPKTSVLNEWNQVWDAKNVFVTDGAAMTSAACQNPSLTYMAMTARAADYAVSELKKGNV; from the coding sequence ATGTCTACAAACACTTATGACGCCATAGTCATTGGTTCGGGAATTTCTGGCGGCTGGGCTGCAAAAGAACTGAGCGAGAAGGGCTTAAAAACCATTATGCTGGAGCGCGGTAAGAATATCGAGCACATCAAAGACTATGTGAACGCGAACAAGGCGCCCTGGGAATTCCCTCACCGTGGTGGCCGTACGCAAAAGATGATTGAGGATTATCCTGTTTTAAAGCGCGACTATCCGCTTAACGAAACAAACCTGGACTATTGGGTTGATGAAAAAGAAAGCCCATATACCGAGATCAAGCGTTTTGATTGGTTTAGAGGTTACCATGTAGGTGGCCGCTCACTCATGTGGGGCCGTCAGTCATACCGTTGGCACGAAACTGATTTTGAGGCGAACGCCAAAGACGGTATCGCTGTTGACTGGCCAATCCGTTATAAAGACCTGGAAAAATGGTATGGCTACGCGGAAAAGTTTGCCGGTATCTCCGGTAACCGCGATGGTGTTCCAATTCTTCCGGATGGTGATTTTATGCCACCCATGGATATGAACGTGGTAGAAAAAGATGTTCAGAAACGATTTAAAGATTTTTACAAGGAGTCGCGCCACTTTATCATTGGCCGTACTGCAAATATCACCGTACCGCATAACAACCGTACTAACTGCCAGTATCGTAATAAATGCTGGTTAGGTTGTCCGTTTGGTGCGTACTTCAGCACACAATCTGCTACTTTGCCTGCTGCTATGGCAACCGGTAACTTAACAGTTCGTCCGTGGTCAATCGTTACCAGGATCCTTTACGATAAAGATACCAAGAAAGCTAAAGGCGTTGAGGTATTGGATGCAGAAACCAACAAAACCTACGAATTCTATGCAAAGATCGTGTTCGTTAACGCGTCAGCATTAAACAGTGCCTGGGTGTTAATGAATTCTGCAACAGATGTTTGGGAAGGCGGCTTAGGCAGCAGCAGCGGTGAACTGGGTCATAACGTAATGGATCACCACTTAGGTGTTGGTGCAGGCGGAAGAATTGAAGGATTTGAAGATAAATACTATTTCGGCCGCAGGGCAAACGGAATTTATATTCCGCGTTACCGCAACTTAGATGGCGAAAAACGCGATTACATCCGCGGCTTTGGCTACCAGGGGGGCGGAAGCCGTTCGGGATGGAGCAGGGATATTGCTGAAATGAATATCGGTGGCGACTTCAAAGATGCACTGGCAGAACCGGGTTCTTGGAGCATGGGTATGGGCGGCTTCGGCGAAACCCTGCCTTACCACGAGAATAAGATCACGCTTGACAAAACCAAGAAGGACAAGTGGGGCTTGCCAATCCTGGCGTTTGACGTTGAAGTGAAAGACAACGAGAAAAAAATGCGCGTTGACATGATGAACGATGCGGTAGAGATGCTGACAAACGCTGGTGTTAAAGATGTAAAAGGCTATACTACCGATGCGGTTTTAGGCCGCGGGATTCACGAAATGGGTACCGCCCGTATGGGTCGCGATCCAAAAACATCGGTATTGAACGAGTGGAACCAGGTTTGGGATGCCAAAAACGTGTTTGTTACGGATGGTGCAGCAATGACTTCGGCAGCTTGCCAAAATCCATCGCTTACTTATATGGCCATGACTGCGCGTGCAGCCGACTATGCTGTATCTGAATTAAAAAAAGGTAACGTTTAA
- a CDS encoding peptidylprolyl isomerase, with product MKIEPQHVVSLTYDLYVKQEDGNEGLAESATQEQPLTFLFGAGQMIPKFEEHLSTLSTGDTYDFRIAAAEGYGEFDEEAVANLPKEMFNGAEVPQIGEVLPLQDNNGNRFQGQVVSVTEDSVIVDLNHPMAGQELHFKGEILNVRPASPEELSHGHAHGPDGHHEH from the coding sequence ATGAAAATTGAACCCCAACATGTAGTGTCATTAACATACGATCTGTATGTGAAACAAGAAGATGGCAACGAAGGACTGGCAGAAAGTGCAACCCAGGAGCAGCCTTTAACCTTTTTGTTTGGTGCAGGCCAAATGATACCAAAATTTGAAGAACATTTAAGCACGTTATCAACCGGTGATACTTATGATTTCCGTATCGCAGCAGCAGAAGGATACGGCGAATTTGATGAAGAAGCGGTAGCTAACCTGCCTAAGGAAATGTTTAATGGTGCAGAAGTACCACAAATTGGCGAAGTATTGCCGTTACAGGATAATAATGGCAACCGTTTTCAAGGCCAGGTAGTTTCTGTTACCGAAGATTCGGTTATTGTAGATCTTAACCACCCGATGGCAGGGCAGGAGTTACACTTTAAGGGTGAGATTTTGAATGTTCGCCCGGCAAGTCCGGAAGAGCTTTCCCATGGCCACGCTCACGGGCCTGATGGTCATCACGAACACTAA
- a CDS encoding xylose isomerase, translated as MNSSRRSFLKNSAMAVTAAALLPDALMAAVPKIQRVGLQLYSVRDHMKTDPAGTLKKLADMGYVNVEHANYIDRKFYGYTAKDFKKYLDDLGLKMPSGHTVMTTADWDASKNDFTDKWKYTVDDAATMGQKYVISPWMETEIRSNQEALKKFMDQFNKSGELCAKSGMKFGYHTHEFEFVTKVGDKNLYEYILDNTDPKLVMQQLDIGNMYNQGPISALDYLKKYPGRFESLHVKDEIKSTATGEVGTGYESTYLGTGLVPVKEILALSKKQGIGSLVIEHESYQGADSIDCVKKDLQTMKKWGY; from the coding sequence ATGAATTCATCCCGCAGAAGTTTCCTTAAAAATAGTGCCATGGCAGTTACTGCTGCGGCGCTATTGCCCGATGCCCTTATGGCGGCAGTCCCCAAGATACAGCGTGTAGGCTTACAACTGTACTCCGTTCGCGATCATATGAAGACTGACCCGGCGGGTACGCTTAAAAAGCTGGCAGATATGGGCTACGTAAATGTAGAGCATGCAAATTATATAGACAGGAAGTTTTATGGCTACACCGCCAAAGATTTTAAAAAGTATCTGGATGATCTGGGCCTTAAAATGCCGAGCGGACACACCGTGATGACCACCGCCGACTGGGATGCCTCCAAAAACGATTTTACCGATAAATGGAAATACACTGTAGATGATGCCGCCACGATGGGTCAAAAATATGTGATCAGTCCGTGGATGGAAACAGAGATCCGCTCTAACCAGGAAGCCTTGAAGAAATTTATGGATCAGTTTAATAAAAGCGGTGAGCTGTGCGCCAAATCGGGCATGAAATTCGGCTACCACACCCATGAGTTTGAATTTGTGACCAAGGTTGGCGACAAAAACCTGTATGAGTATATATTGGATAATACCGATCCTAAACTGGTGATGCAGCAGCTTGATATTGGTAACATGTACAACCAGGGGCCAATAAGTGCGCTGGATTACTTGAAAAAGTATCCGGGCCGATTCGAATCTTTGCACGTTAAGGATGAGATTAAAAGCACAGCTACCGGTGAAGTAGGTACCGGATATGAAAGCACTTATCTTGGTACCGGTTTGGTGCCAGTTAAAGAGATTCTGGCACTATCTAAAAAGCAGGGCATTGGCTCGCTGGTGATCGAACATGAATCTTATCAGGGTGCAGACTCGATAGACTGTGTAAAAAAAGACTTACAAACCATGAAAAAGTGGGGTTATTAA
- a CDS encoding GMC family oxidoreductase, with translation MANLNIDSIKDRKFDAIVIGSGMSGGWAAKELGDKGLKTLILERGRDVKHLKDYPTTNLYPWEFPHHGEVTAEIREANPIVNRCYAFGEDAMHFFVKDKEHPYVQEKPFDWIRGYQVGGKSLLWARQTQRWSDFDFDGPARDGFAVDWPIRYADIAPWYSYVEKFAGISGNKDGLAELPDGEFLPAFPLNAVETYFSKHVKSKYQNRHVISARCAHLSKPNQIHLDQGRGQCQERTLCHRGCPFGGYFSANSSTIPWALKSGHVTLRPFSVVESIFYDEQKGKATGVRVIDTNTKEAIEYYADVIFLNAAALNSNLVLLNSTSHRFPNGLGNDSGTLGKYVAFHNYSAHINAEYDGAKEWTTDGRNPAGGGYIPRFRNVYKQETNFLRGYAAGFSAYRYNQTTSEGIGDELKNNLKNDDLSGWKVGSHMMGETIPKESNYVALDKSQKDPWGIPKLKISVDYDDNDAKMKKDYVEQMTEMFTSAGFTNIKASVDSRAPGLDIHEMGGVRMGKDPKTSMLDKWHRLHACQNVYVTDGASMTSTSCQNPSLTYMAFAARAVDHWVTNKGKA, from the coding sequence ATGGCTAATTTAAATATAGATAGTATAAAGGACCGTAAGTTTGATGCCATCGTTATCGGATCGGGTATGAGCGGCGGCTGGGCGGCAAAGGAGTTGGGCGACAAAGGCCTTAAAACTTTAATATTAGAGCGCGGCCGGGATGTAAAGCATCTGAAGGATTATCCTACCACCAATTTATACCCATGGGAGTTTCCGCACCACGGGGAGGTTACCGCAGAAATTCGCGAAGCCAACCCTATCGTAAACCGTTGCTATGCCTTTGGCGAAGATGCTATGCATTTTTTTGTAAAGGATAAGGAACATCCTTATGTACAGGAAAAACCGTTCGACTGGATCCGCGGGTACCAGGTGGGTGGGAAATCGTTGCTATGGGCGCGCCAAACCCAGCGGTGGAGTGATTTTGATTTTGATGGCCCGGCGCGTGATGGTTTTGCGGTTGACTGGCCTATCCGCTATGCAGACATCGCACCGTGGTACAGCTACGTGGAAAAATTTGCCGGCATCTCCGGTAATAAAGATGGACTTGCTGAATTACCTGATGGGGAATTTTTACCAGCTTTTCCGCTTAATGCAGTAGAGACATACTTCAGTAAACACGTAAAATCAAAATATCAAAACAGACATGTGATCAGCGCCCGTTGCGCGCATTTGTCAAAACCCAACCAGATCCATTTAGATCAGGGCAGGGGACAATGCCAGGAGCGTACACTGTGCCATCGGGGCTGCCCGTTTGGCGGGTACTTTAGTGCCAATTCATCAACTATTCCCTGGGCGTTAAAATCAGGGCATGTTACTTTAAGGCCGTTTTCTGTAGTAGAATCCATATTTTATGACGAACAGAAAGGAAAAGCAACAGGCGTGCGCGTTATCGACACCAATACTAAAGAAGCGATAGAATATTATGCAGACGTGATCTTCCTGAACGCAGCTGCTTTAAACAGCAACCTGGTTTTGCTTAATTCAACCTCTCACCGTTTCCCTAATGGTTTGGGTAACGATAGCGGTACCTTAGGCAAATACGTGGCTTTTCATAACTATTCGGCGCATATCAATGCCGAATACGACGGCGCAAAAGAATGGACAACCGATGGCCGTAACCCGGCTGGTGGAGGTTACATCCCGCGTTTCCGTAACGTGTATAAACAGGAAACTAATTTTTTACGCGGATATGCGGCTGGCTTTAGTGCTTACCGTTATAACCAAACAACATCAGAAGGCATTGGCGATGAGCTGAAAAACAACCTGAAAAATGATGACCTGAGCGGCTGGAAAGTAGGATCGCACATGATGGGCGAAACAATTCCAAAGGAAAGTAACTACGTAGCTTTAGATAAATCTCAGAAAGATCCCTGGGGAATCCCAAAATTAAAGATCTCGGTAGATTATGACGATAACGATGCTAAAATGAAAAAAGACTACGTAGAGCAAATGACAGAAATGTTCACTTCGGCAGGCTTTACCAATATCAAAGCATCAGTTGATAGCCGCGCTCCGGGATTGGATATCCACGAAATGGGCGGCGTCCGTATGGGAAAAGATCCGAAAACATCGATGCTTGATAAATGGCACCGATTACACGCCTGCCAAAATGTATATGTAACCGACGGAGCCAGTATGACATCAACCTCTTGCCAGAACCCGTCACTTACCTACATGGCATTTGCAGCGCGGGCGGTAGATCATTGGGTAACAAACAAGGGTAAAGCTTAA